AAGATGTAAAGTTGCACATGCTTCGTTGGCTGCAGCTGTTCAATCAGCTGCAAGCCTGCTTTCAGATTGGTTTTTCCTCCTGATGATAGCAGGCCAATACTTTGAATAAAACGGTCAGAGTCTGTCGTATAATGTGATACCAGCTGCGCGGCACCCTGGCTAAGCGCCACTGCCCCATAACGCAGCCGCTTATGCCGATGCTGTGTAATAGTTTGAGCAATGACACCTTTGATATAAGCAATCTGCCTGTCTTTGATCATACTACCACTGCTGTCTATTAAAAATAACAAAGACAGGCTGCTTTTAAAAGCTTTTCGCTGGTATTTAATTTCACTATGGCCACTAATGAGGTAATTCCTCACCGTAGCAAGCAGATCCCGCGTCTTGTAATCATTGCCAATGACAGGTGTTGTTTGCACCTGTACAGGTAAACCTTTTTTACGACCTTTAGCACTGTCATTTTTTAACGCTAACTTCTTTTCGGAACTCGCTGCCTGCAGAAAGTAATTATTTAAATCCTTCGAACCTTTTTGTTCATCCTTTAATTCGTTCTCCCCTTTTTCGGCTCATCCTCCTTCCCGCCGTCACCCGAGGGCCGGCTCTCCCGCGAAGACCTTTGCGAAGCCGCTCCCTGCCTGGAACGATGTGAAAGTACAAATCCCTGCACCGTATCCACATCAGCCGCCGTCACCTTTTTCTGTCCATGATAGGCTGCATAGGCCCTCGCTGCCTTCATCAGCAGGATATCCGCCCGCATACCCTCTACCTGGTGTTGGATACATAATTCAGCCACCACTTCATATATCTCAGGAAGAAGTTTCACCGAAGGCAACAGCGTCTGTGCCGCTATGATCTTTGCTGCCAGTAATTCTTCCTCACTCTTAAAACGTTTTACAAACCCCGCCGCATCCGTATCAAAAGCCACCCTGCGCTCCACTATCTCCATCCGCAAAGCCTTGTCTGTTGGTGTACT
This window of the Chitinophaga sancti genome carries:
- a CDS encoding vWA domain-containing protein, which encodes MQTTPVIGNDYKTRDLLATVRNYLISGHSEIKYQRKAFKSSLSLLFLIDSSGSMIKDRQIAYIKGVIAQTITQHRHKRLRYGAVALSQGAAQLVSHYTTDSDRFIQSIGLLSSGGKTNLKAGLQLIEQLQPTKHVQLYIFTDGKINVGGSLQEAGIYFKQHLRELGATTVVNIESGFVKLGRAAELARVMGATLLNL